The sequence TAAAGCCATCAATCACCGAAGAGAATGGTTTGTGGGTTTATAGGTTTTCATATAATCATACCTACCACGACAAGCCAAGTGACGTTAGGTTTTACGGTCTTCCATATGGAGAAAAGGTTGAAATAAGCGTTTTAAGACCTGATGGAAGATTGGTTCCCCTCTATTATGACTCCGTGATTTATACCAATCTCAGTCTCAACAGTGATATGCGTGCTAGTGTGGTTTCAACGCTTTCTAATGTTCTCGATCTTAGGGGTGAGAGAAATATTCTCTTCTCCGCAACTCAAATCCTGTTCTCTAAGGATGAAAGCATGGAAACTCTCAATGGGGAGTACATCTTTGAGATTAGATTAATCGGAAACGCAACCCCTTCAGTTGAAATTCTTGGAACCTGCTATGGTATTTTGGGAACCGATTCTTATGGCAGAGACATATGGGTTGGCTTTGTCAAGGGAATGAACAACACTCTCTATCTCGCGTTCTTCACGACAGTGATAATAGTAGTTCTGGGTGTTCTTATAGGTCTTTTGTCGGGCTACATCAGCGGGGCATTGGGCGAGTTTGCAACATTCTTACTGGAGGTTTTGGTAGCTTTGCCAATGCTTCCAATCCTTGTAGTACTTGTATGGCTCTTCTCCACCCAAAGCTATGGATTGCAGGTCAATATAAACCCCTTCATATTCATGTTTTTAGTTGCCATTCTCACGCTTGGGAAATTTGCCAAGACTATTAGAATGATTGTGATAAAGGAGAAGGTGAACGAGTATGTTAAAGCCGCGGTGAGCATGGGTGCAGGCTCATTATGGGTTCTGAGGAGACACATCCTCCCTCCGGTAAAAGAGTTCTCCCTCAGATACTCTACGATACTTCTGGGTAGAATGGTGGCGTTGGTTTCAGTTTTTGGGTTCTTTGGTCTGATCCCGGGTACAAATTGGGGTTCCCTTATGATAGAGGCTATGGAGCAGGGAGCAATATATGGAGGGTATTGGTGGTGGATAGTTCCTCCAGGTATCGTTATGGCTTTTCTGAGTGCTGCTATGGTTCTGATTTCCTCTGACTCTGGTTAGCTACTCCATCACTGCTATTACGCCCTTCCATTTTCCCCCGAAGCACTCGCTTGCGATGACCTTCTTCTTGGTTATTTCTTCAAGAAATTTTATTGCAGAGTCGCACTTTTTAAATCCTGTTGCTATTCCCACTGTAAATCCCTCAATTTCTCTAAATCCGACCCTCTTCTTGTTATCAAGGGTTAGCTTTTCTCCATATTTCCAGAGTATTCTTCTGGGGTCTAAAAGGTGTTCCTTCTCGATTTCGTCGAGAATTTCTTCGAAATTCCAGATGAAAGGTTCTTTTTTCTTTCCCTCTTTCTCAAAAAGGGTAAATCTCCCTGTTTGCCATTCTCTTAGGAAATAGCGGGCGGCCTCTTCCAGGTTGACTTTGCCTCCCTTCCCTAGAAGACCTTTCTTTCTGCCGATAGCTTCAAGAATCTGCTCTTCATTCTCGAACTCCTCTACCCCATACTTTTCGGTAATTGCTTCTTTTCTGGTTTCTAAAATTCTTTTTATAAGCTTTAATGCCGGTTTGACGGGATCTTCAATCTTATCCGCCGGAAAGCCCCCTCTAATAACGAGCTCGTCAAAATCATCTATCGGAACAACTCCCGGGGAATCAACTAACCATATCTTTTTTGAAAGCTTAATAAGTTGCTTTCCTTTTGTATATCCCGGTATTGGTGCCGTTCCAACAGCATGCTTACCTTTCAGCACGTTTATTATTGTGCTCTTCCCAACGTTAGGGTAACCCACTAAGACAACCTTCACTTTCTCTTTGCCTTCTTGGAAGAGTTCCTTTGCGAGCTTCTTTATTTCCTTCCTCAGCATTCCGGTTCCCTTTCTCTCCCTTGCACTGATGAACACCATTGGGATGTCCTTATGTTTCCTCTTGTACTCTTCAGCCCACTCCTTTGGGACTAAATCGGCTTTATTCATCACTATGAGAAGCCTTTTTCCTTCTTCTTGGACAAGGCGTTCTACTTTTAGGTTTCTCGTTCCAATGGGGTCGCGAGCATCAACTACCTCTACTATAATGTCTCCCTCTTTAATCGCTTCTCTCACTACTCTCCATGCTTTCTTCTGCTTCATCTCTTACCACCGTTATCTCAAAGATTACCGTTCCTCCATCCGTGTACGGGGGTCCGGGGTCAAGGCACTGCACATAGGCTTTTTCCCCTTTCCCAAGTCCTATCTCTGAAGCCTTAATTCCTTTTCGCAGTGCCACTATGTAGGGAAGGAAAGACGCAAATGCATGGGTGCAGATCGCATCGGTCTCTTTTAAGTTGACTTTTGGTCCTTCTATAACTACCTTATCCCCAACCTTGAATACCGGACACTTTCCTTTAATCTCTACAGCTTTTATTATTAGCCTTTCCACCATCCACCACCAAAAGGTAAATAAGGGATGAAGCCTAAAATATTTACTAGGACTCTTAGTTTACGAGGAGTTAAATATTATCCGGTGGTGCTGACCGTGGCGGAAGATATTGAAGAAAAAATAAGGCGTTTGAGAGAATTGGGCAGAGTTTCTGTTGAGGAGAAAGAAGAGAAAAAAGCCCCTACTGCTCCCATCCCGAGAGCTTCCCCCCCCCAGAAAGCCTTCGAAATTGGGAAGGCTCAGGGAAAGGGAGAGACGTAAAAGGATAATTATAGGTGCATCTATTATAGCTGTCGTTCTCATTGCTGTTGTTATAGGAGTGTACACAACCTATCAAAATCGTGCCACAAAACAGCTTCAAGAGGCCAAACTTGCAAAGATTAAAGAGGTCAACAAGTATTTCACTGGGGAACTTGAAAATGATACCATGAAGGTGCAATTAATAGAGCAAATTAACCAAGCACAGAGTATAGAGGAACTCGAGAAGATAAACGTTAAGGCAATAGCAGAGCAGAGAAAAGCTCAATTAGAGCAAGAGCGTCTTGAGAAGGAGCTTCAACAGGCAAAGAGCACAAAGTTATCACAAATAGAGCAATCTTTTGAACTTCTCCTTTCTCAGCCCCTCCCAGAAGATATAAAGAGCGAAGCTATTCAAACTCTAAACCAATTAAAGGAGAAAGTTAATTCTGCAAAAACAAAAGATGAAGTATCTTTAATTGACCCCAATCCGTATCTGCTTGAGCTCTGGAGAAAATATTACTACTACCTCATAGACACCACTCCCACCCAAAAGGTAATCCTTAAAAAAGGAACGGAAAAGAGCATATACACAAAAGCAGAAGCAAAGTACATGCTCAGCAAAGTTACGGACTTCACGGAACTTCTCCAATACGCAATAGAGAAAGCTGAAATGGTGCAAGTCGCTTTAGTTTTGCCAAGAGAGAATGTTAATGGTGCCTTCCTCTCATCAGGTGACAAAATAAAGATTTTCGCCCAAATAAATTCAACATCCGTTCAAAAGATAGCGGATGAGGGGTATGTGAACATGGTCTTCTTTCTAACGGATGCTGGTGTAATTGCAGTGTCAGAGTCACAGCAAGAGACTAAAAACATAGCAACCTCTTCAGAAACTTCATACTCAGACCAATACTCCGAAGAATATGCTCCTGGAGACCAGTCAATTTCTTACCAGCAGAATAAGGACGAAAGCCACTCCACAACCCAATCAAGTTCACAGACGATAAGTGCCTCCTACTCGTATAATGTTGCACTAAACGAGATATTAAAGGCCATTGCGGCCAACAAGATAGCTGCGGCAGATGAAGTTAAGGCACAGCTTGCGAGGTACAAGTGGAAGGTGGTTGACCTTGAGCAGAGCACAGGACTATTGGCTACAGAGCCTAATGCCGAGGTGTTGGTAATAGTTGAAGTCCCAGCAGAATTCGTTGAGGATATACTGAGGTATAGAGATGCTCTGTACATAACAAAGATTGCTGGGTGATTTGGAATGCTAAGGAAGATGCTTCCGCTCTTTTTCCTTGTTTTGCTAGTTTCGGGTTTAGCTAATGCACAAGAAAGCGTTAGCGCATCCTCCACGATTGATTTGAACGTTACCTTGGTGAATGCGGGCCCGTTTTACAAATTTGTTTCAATAAATCCCGATTATAATTACACTTTGCTTAGGGAAGGCAACGAGAGTGAAATTGTGAACAATCTGGGATTTTGGATTGCCCCGTATGAGACACTTAAGGTGAATGTAAAGATTAACGAACCTTTGTCCACAGGCACAATAAGTGGAGTGGAAGGTCCAAACATATTTTACAGCCCTATTTATCCTCAGTTAATCCTCTATCCTCAGAAG comes from Thermococcus litoralis DSM 5473 and encodes:
- a CDS encoding ABC transporter permease produces the protein MRRRKVGIAILLVLLVFVVISNISVSEEDTANWENISYWKDNPRRAYPSWFSLFSDKTPTVLLKPSITEENGLWVYRFSYNHTYHDKPSDVRFYGLPYGEKVEISVLRPDGRLVPLYYDSVIYTNLSLNSDMRASVVSTLSNVLDLRGERNILFSATQILFSKDESMETLNGEYIFEIRLIGNATPSVEILGTCYGILGTDSYGRDIWVGFVKGMNNTLYLAFFTTVIIVVLGVLIGLLSGYISGALGEFATFLLEVLVALPMLPILVVLVWLFSTQSYGLQVNINPFIFMFLVAILTLGKFAKTIRMIVIKEKVNEYVKAAVSMGAGSLWVLRRHILPPVKEFSLRYSTILLGRMVALVSVFGFFGLIPGTNWGSLMIEAMEQGAIYGGYWWWIVPPGIVMAFLSAAMVLISSDSG
- a CDS encoding GTPase, producing MKQKKAWRVVREAIKEGDIIVEVVDARDPIGTRNLKVERLVQEEGKRLLIVMNKADLVPKEWAEEYKRKHKDIPMVFISARERKGTGMLRKEIKKLAKELFQEGKEKVKVVLVGYPNVGKSTIINVLKGKHAVGTAPIPGYTKGKQLIKLSKKIWLVDSPGVVPIDDFDELVIRGGFPADKIEDPVKPALKLIKRILETRKEAITEKYGVEEFENEEQILEAIGRKKGLLGKGGKVNLEEAARYFLREWQTGRFTLFEKEGKKKEPFIWNFEEILDEIEKEHLLDPRRILWKYGEKLTLDNKKRVGFREIEGFTVGIATGFKKCDSAIKFLEEITKKKVIASECFGGKWKGVIAVME
- a CDS encoding TIGR04076 family protein, with protein sequence MERLIIKAVEIKGKCPVFKVGDKVVIEGPKVNLKETDAICTHAFASFLPYIVALRKGIKASEIGLGKGEKAYVQCLDPGPPYTDGGTVIFEITVVRDEAEESMESSERSD
- a CDS encoding DUF515 domain-containing protein, whose product is MGRLRERERRKRIIIGASIIAVVLIAVVIGVYTTYQNRATKQLQEAKLAKIKEVNKYFTGELENDTMKVQLIEQINQAQSIEELEKINVKAIAEQRKAQLEQERLEKELQQAKSTKLSQIEQSFELLLSQPLPEDIKSEAIQTLNQLKEKVNSAKTKDEVSLIDPNPYLLELWRKYYYYLIDTTPTQKVILKKGTEKSIYTKAEAKYMLSKVTDFTELLQYAIEKAEMVQVALVLPRENVNGAFLSSGDKIKIFAQINSTSVQKIADEGYVNMVFFLTDAGVIAVSESQQETKNIATSSETSYSDQYSEEYAPGDQSISYQQNKDESHSTTQSSSQTISASYSYNVALNEILKAIAANKIAAADEVKAQLARYKWKVVDLEQSTGLLATEPNAEVLVIVEVPAEFVEDILRYRDALYITKIAG